Proteins from a single region of Carassius gibelio isolate Cgi1373 ecotype wild population from Czech Republic chromosome A5, carGib1.2-hapl.c, whole genome shotgun sequence:
- the LOC127999192 gene encoding acyl-coenzyme A thioesterase MBLAC2, with translation MSATDWYAHKSLENGVFWIQERFYESGNRANIWLIRGSHQDVVIDTGLGLRSLPDYINSKGLLGDDSKRKNPLLAIGTHVHFDHSGGLHQFQQVGVHKAEVDALANGDNFETVTWLSDREIVEDPAPGWRARQYRVKAVTPTHILQEGDVINLGDRQLTVLHMPGHSRGSICLHDKENKILFSGDVVYDGSMIDWLPYSRISDYTRSCERLVEMVDKEEIDQVMPGHYNTFGSKRLHRLASNYIASAGTCHRASTCVVKSIASLALRASNSRSAC, from the exons ATGTCTGCGACTGACTGGTACGCGCATAAGTCGCTGGAAAATGGCGTTTTTTGGATCCAGGAGCGGTTTTATGAATCGGGGAACAGGGCGAATATCTGGCTCATACGTGGGTCACATCAGGACGTGGTCATAGACACTGGACTGGGTTTACGGAGTCTGCCTGACTACATCAATAGTAAAGGGCTGCTTGGGGACGATTCGAAGCGCAAGAACCCTCTGTTAGCCATTGGCACGCATGTGCATTTTGATCATTCGGGTGGGCTGCATCAGTTTCAACAGGTGGGCGTGCACAAGGCGGAGGTGGATGCTCTGGCTAACGGTGACAACTTCGAGACCGTGACATGGTTATCTGACCGCGAGATCGTGGAGGATCCAGCGCCTGGATGGAGAGCAAGACAGTACAGGGTGAAGGCTGTTACACCAACACATATATTACAAGAAG GCGATGTTATCAACCTTGGGGACCGGCAGCTTACTGTTCTCCACATGCCGGGCCATTCCAGAGGCAGCATTTGTCTCCATGACAAGGAGAACAAAATCCTGTTCAGTGGAGACGTGGTCTATGATGGTTCCATGATTGATTGGCTACCCTACAGCCGGATCAGCGACTACACCCGTAGCTGCGAAAGGCTGGTTGAGATGGTCGATAAAGAGGAGATTGACCAGGTCATGCCCGGCCATTATAACACTTTTGGGAGCAAGCGGCTACACCGGTTAGCCTCCAACTACATCGCTAGTGCCGGCACCTGCCATAGAGCCTCCACCTGTGTGGTGAAGTCCATTGCCAGCCTGGCGCTTCGAGCCTCCAACTCAAGAAGTGCCTGCTAG
- the LOC127999176 gene encoding lysM and putative peptidoglycan-binding domain-containing protein 3, giving the protein MTGRNQHNGFQLPPTGGYMSAFGNHSETDYSEEDGETFELRSRGKERQRRSTSADRKDDFVYLIRDIKDGDTLISISLQYFCTVADIKRANNLLTEQDFFALRSIRIPVRKFSSFTETHSTVPRKSSSPSGTHRISEIPVSGASLDSSSSSSSVDTVECFLQEKDKDIQLLVKSSAPSRSSLNEVVSLLEQPLLVDPERRPAQKKDPYYGADWGMRWWTAVAIMLVVGIVTPVFYLLYYEVLMKADVSHHTTIDSISPGPTQPAAAMLGLPPPSHQDSHLQSAAKQQHFVKHEEKA; this is encoded by the exons ATGACTGGAAGGAACCAGCACAATGGTTTCCAGTTGCCACCCACAGGTGGTTACATGTCCGCTTTTGGAAACCACTCAGAGACTGACTACTCGGAGGAGGACGGAGAGACATTTGAGCTGCGTTCCAGGGGCAAGGAGAGGCAGCGCAGGAGCACATCTGCAGATCGCAAGGACGATTTTGTCTACTTGATAAGGGACATAAAAGACGGAGATACGCTGATCAGTATTTCTCTGCAATATTTCTGTACT GTTGCAGACATAAAGCGGGCCAACAATCTTCTAACTGAACAGGACTTCTTCGCACTGCGGTCCATAAGGATCCCTGTGAGGAAGTTCAGCTCATTCACAGAAACTCACAGCACTGTTCCCCGTAAAAGCAGCTCGCCCAGTGGTACTCACAGAATCTCTGAGATCCCCGTTTCTGGAGCTTCCTTGGActcttcatcctcttcctcatctgtGGACACCGTGGAGTGCTTCCTGCAGGAGAAGGACAAGGACATTCAACTTCTCGTCAAGTCATCTGCCCCTTCCAGGAGCAGCCTGAACGAGGTTGTGTCCTTGCTGGAGCAGCCGCTTTTGGTAGATCCCGAGCGCAGACCAGCCCAGAAGAAAGACCCATACTATGGTGCTGACTGGGGAATGAGATGGTGGACTGCAGTTGCCATCATGTTGGTTGTGGGCATTGTGACACCTGTTTTTTACCTGTTGTACTATGAAGTTTTGATGAAAGCAGATGTTAGCCACCATACTACCATTGACTCAATCAGCCCAGGACCAACACAGCCAGCTGCTGCTATGCTTGGGTTGCCTCCTCCCTCTCACCAAGACTCTCACCTACAGTCTGCTGCTAAACAGCAACATTTTGTGAAGCATGAAGAGAAAGCATAA